The following DNA comes from Halorubrum hochsteinianum.
AAACGACCAAAACGAACGAAACGAACATAACGAGCGAAACGAAGATAATGACCGACACCAATACAGCACGAATCACGGTGGCGAATCAGAAGGGCGGCGCGGGGAAGACAACCGACGTCATTCATACTGGCGGCGCACTCGCCGCCCGAGGCCACGATGTCCTCCTGGTCGATATCGACTACCACGGGGGACTCACCTGCTCGCTTGGCTACAACGATCTGTACTACGATACCGACCGTACAACGCTGTTCGACGTCCTCGACTTCGATCAGATGGAGTCGGTAAACGACATCATCGTCGAGCACAAGGAATTCGACATCCTCCCCGCGAGCGAGAAGCTCGCGAACAACAAGAACATCCAGACGTTGCTTGAGGCGCCGAAAAGTCGCGAGCGGTTGGAGATGACTCTCGACGAACTCGAGAAGGACTACGACTACATCATCGTCGACACGCCGCCATCCCTGAACGTCCTCACTGACAATGCCCTCGTCGCGACCGGCAACGTCGTCATCCCCGTCATTCCCGAGAAGCTCAACGCCAACAGCCTCCAGATTTTCGCCAAGCAGCTGAGTTCCCTCGAACAGGCGTACGGAGACATCAATCGGATCGCGATTGTCTGTAACCGTGTCGAGCAGAACGCCGAACACCGCGACACCATCGAGGAGATCAAGTCGGCGTACTCCCTTCCAGTGTTCGAGATCCCGAAGCGGACCGACCTCTCTCAGTCGATTGGCGAGGGGGTGTCCGTCTTTGGCTTCGGTAAGGAGAACCAGCGCGTCGAGGATGCACGCGACCTGTTCAACGAGATCGCCGACCTGTTCGACGAGACGTTTGAGAAGACCGCACCTGAGGAGGTGGAAGCATGACCGACGGCTGGGGCGATGCTTCCGGCATCGAGGGCAACTACGAAGAGGAGG
Coding sequences within:
- a CDS encoding ParA family protein yields the protein MTDTNTARITVANQKGGAGKTTDVIHTGGALAARGHDVLLVDIDYHGGLTCSLGYNDLYYDTDRTTLFDVLDFDQMESVNDIIVEHKEFDILPASEKLANNKNIQTLLEAPKSRERLEMTLDELEKDYDYIIVDTPPSLNVLTDNALVATGNVVIPVIPEKLNANSLQIFAKQLSSLEQAYGDINRIAIVCNRVEQNAEHRDTIEEIKSAYSLPVFEIPKRTDLSQSIGEGVSVFGFGKENQRVEDARDLFNEIADLFDETFEKTAPEEVEA